In one Diprion similis isolate iyDipSimi1 chromosome 6, iyDipSimi1.1, whole genome shotgun sequence genomic region, the following are encoded:
- the LOC124406861 gene encoding uncharacterized protein LOC124406861, with amino-acid sequence MAPTICLPELSMQDQNGAGSYKRRRQRTLNNGIVKEQQRLEIKRIFNNPENNRLGSLSPPPSPIWEPTCPTSSCYPTRSCLAPNARTSSTDHQTEHWRSFFAQQEGLLDIVARTMILVRRNHMLQKRVDALRSETREFIRSVMSNPENSSSKPEKPEVSQCLDTAVSSSFEVSLSRPTPPPTPDSSTGYSTLSVPSMDNDGGSDCSSDDYYEAARKVTQDPKVSSS; translated from the exons ATGGCGCCAACGATTTGTCTACCGGAATTATCAATGCAGGATCAGAACGGTGCTGGCTCTTACAAACGGCGTCGTCAACGCACTTTGAACAATGGGATCGTAAAGGAGCAACAACGGTTGGAAATAAAGCGGATTTTTAATAACCCCGAAAACAATCGACTCGGTTCGTTGTCTCCACCCCCGAGTCCAATCTGGGAACCAACGTGCCCGACAAGTTCGTGTTATCCAACGAGAAGTTGTCTCGCACCGAACGCCAGGACATCCTCTACAGATCACCAGACCGAACATTGGCGATCATTTTTTGCCCAGCAAGAAG GTCTGCTCGACATCGTCGCCCGGACCATGATTCTCGTTCGGCGCAACCACATGCTGCAGAAACGGGTGGATGCACTGCGTTCCGAAACCCGGGAGTTCATCCGTTCGGTGATGAGCAACCCTgagaacagcagcagcaaaccAGAAAAACCAGAAGTTTCCCAGTGCCTCGATACCGCGGTCTCCTCATCCTTCGAAGTCTCTTTATCGAGGCCTACACCTCCGCCCACTCCGGACTCTTCAACCGGATATTCCACCCTGTCGGTACCGAGTATGGACAATGATGGGGGCTCTGACTGTTCCTCGGACGATTATTACGAGGCCGCCCGAAAAGTTACTCAGGATCCCAAAGTTTCAAGCTCATAA